Within the Cyprinus carpio isolate SPL01 chromosome B18, ASM1834038v1, whole genome shotgun sequence genome, the region AGGCGCCATTCAcagattaaacaataaaaatagctgGAAAATCAAATCCAGGCATTGCCAGCTCCGATTTAATTCACACAGGGTGAAGGCGCCGCGCTGCGTTTCTATGACGCACTTTTTTGGCGCCCCTGTCAGGTGACTCccataataaacaatatttaaccAGTAGATTCTGTCGGAGCGTCACAAAATGTGTGCACTGCTTACGGATTATCATttagaaaatttttaaattttaagatgTATTCATATTTTTCGGATAGTTATTTGTGTGTTGAGTCACATCTCTTACAGTCATACATGtacaatgttaaatataaatgttcacagttgtgatcatttttttttattataggctatattttttgtctaatatatatatatatatatatatatatatatatatatatatatatatatatatatatatatatatatatatatatatatattaaaaaaaaattaagtgtctGCGTGTGGTGCAATGAATTtagattattacaatattatttaacaGTTCAagttaaattaactattaaaatatctctttgaatttagTTAATAGGTCCACAGTTCAGAAATATGTTCCATTTTATCTGATGGTCTTTCAACAAAATAGtcttatatagttttataattataaGACATTaggcattaatgtaaatgttcagtAGTTTCGTATGGAAATTTAAACCTTAAATGAAAAGTTGCAAAaagggttgttgttgttttttccagtcCATCCTCTTTAAAATGATTTGCTTTGTCACCCTTAGGAAACTCTTGTCCAGTTACACAGATTTGTTAAATGGGTTTTGAGGTACAAGGAATTCTTGTGGTGTTCATGATATTTTCTTTCTGGCATCAGATGTTCAATTCTCTCATCtacagtgggtaaaataagtattgaacaagtcaccatttttctcagtaaatatattttttaaaggtactgttgacatgacattttcaccagatgttggtAACAACTCAAGTAagccatacatacaaagaaaaaaaaaccaagtccagaaattaagttttgtgtAATACAATGGAATGActcagggaaaaagtattgaacatgcttactgaaatttatttaatacttcgtacaaaagcctttgttggtaatgacagcttcaagacacctcctgtatggagaaactagtcgcattcattgctcaggtgtgattttggcccattcttccacacaaaacAGTCTTTAAATCTTGAAGGTTCggtgggcctcttctatgaactctaatctgtagttctttccatagattttctgttggattcaagtcaggtgattggctgggtcattctagcagctttacttcCTTTCTCTGAAACTAACTGAGAGTTtacttggctgtgtttgggatcactgtcttgctgaaatgtccacccttgtttcatcttcatcatcctggtagatggcagcagattttatcaagaatgtctcggtccatttttccattcatccttaCTTCAGTTATATGCATTTTGCCAGTGCCACACCATGATGTTTCCGGGGTGATGTGCagtgccatttgacctccaaacatggtgtgtattatAGCATCCAAAGAGTGCAATTTTTGTCTCATCTGACCAGACTATACTCTCCCAGTGTTTCACGggcttgtctaaatgttgtgcagcaaattttaaacatgctttttctttAGCCATAGAGCCTTGTGTGGTGAGCGTGCATACAGACCACTGGGTttgagtgcattacttattgttttctttgaaacaattgtacatgctaattccaggtctttctgaagCTCTCCACAAGTGATCCTTGGCTCTTAAACGACtcttctgataatttttttcactGCTCTGTCAGAACTCTTGTGAGGAGCACCTGGTCATGGCtggtttatggtgaaattatgttCTTTGTCCACATCGAGATTATGGCCCCAGcagtgctcactggaacattcagaagtatagaaatccttctgtaaccaatgccatCAGTATATTTTTCAACAATAAGTTTGCGAAAGTCTTGAGAGAGCTCTTTGCTTTAACCCAtggtgaaatgtttcttgtgtgacatTGGTAATAagacacctttttataggccTTCAGTTGAGACTGaaccaactaatattaatttccactgacaaggcgcaggattgctttctaattactgatagatttcagctggtgtcttggctttccatgcctttttgcacctccctttcttcatgtgttcaatactttttccctgtgtcattccgtTTTATTATACATAACTTAATTTCTAAACTTGTTtggttttctttgtatgtatggattacttgggttgttaccgacatctgttGAAAATTTCatgaagaaatatatttactgagaaaaatgttgACGTGTTCcatacttattttacctgctgtatGAAGCATGTGAAACTATATGGTCAGAAGTGGACTACATCTGTAATGATTTATTCATAATATGTCAACCTTATTGGGGATATGATTCTGTTTTCCAATATTCTTAAGAAGACagcatgttgttgttttaatagtcACTTTCAAACATGCATACATTTGTTTCACTTTTACAAATTACAGAAAGACCCATAATGACCCATATAAGACTCATAATATTCAGCttaatcattcatttgttctttaATATTAGTCAATACAGTCAGTctctgtaaataataattattgatgcAACTAAATGTAGGCTAATGTATTATTGGTAGTAgctagtaatgataataatattaataataatacatcgttttataatacaatttaaaaaagagaaaaagaataaacattctgtatacatatataatatatacatattttgcacataaattattattttctcattttaatatcGTTGCATTGGTTCATGCATTCCTTCCAGTTTTCTGTAAAGACCTCTTTAATAACCAAGGGGCAATATTTGATAAACaatttttcagtttctttctCAAAGGCCTTCTCGTAAGACAATATATAAACGGATTTAAGCAACTATTAGTATGAGCTAAGCAAACAGTCACGGGAAATACATAAGTATGGACAATATAATACGCCTCATCCCAGTGAATCACGTTCAACTTTACCAAAACACCCCAAAATGTAATTGCGTGGTTCGGCATccagcaaagaaagaaagaaagaaccacAACTGTGATAGACTTCGTCACATGAATCCTGCGCTTTGAATGAATGTTATTCAGATTTCGCTTTCTCACAAATCTCAGAAGCAGCAAATAGGACACGGAAAGGATCAGCATGGGCAAAACAAAAGCAACCAGGATTTTTTGCAAATGATAAAAGGCAAGCCAATAATGTCCGGCAGGAAACTTCAGTAAGCAGAGCTTCTCTCCAGCCACGTTGGTCACAGTGGAGAAAAAAGCCGTTGGCGCGGTGGCGACGGTAGCAAAAACCCACAAAAATGCGCAAACCCATTTGACAGAGCAGGACGCTGGGGGACGGACCCTGTTCTTGGTGGCTGAAGCCACGGAGCAGTATCGAGTGATGCTCATAGCAGTGAGGAAGAAGACGCTGGCGTACATATTCATCACAGTAACCGACAGTATGATCTTGCACATGGCGTCTCCAAACGGCCAGCTGAAATCCAGAGCGGTATCCACCGCCCAAAACGGCAACGTCAGGACGAACTGGAGGTCTGTGACAGCTaaattaatgatgaacacattaATGGTGgtactctgtctgcagtgtttCACTCTCATGATGAAAAGGACGAGCGAATTCCCAACTAAGCCTATTGCGCACACGAGAACGTACACCACTGAGATCATGATCCTTAGGACCGGGCTTCTGTCCGCGGTCACGTCTATGTCCTCCAGATTTCCAAACGTGACATGAGCCTGAGGGGTTCGGTTAAACACCCTGCTGCTGCTGTTAAAAGGGTCACCCATGGTTAAGCATCCAATAGCGCGTTCCAGCTGCGCTCAGCCAGCGTTCAGCTGCGTTGAAGATGTTTTCTCAACGGTTTGCCCAACACCCGTGCGCTTCCACTAATATATACATAGATACACGTGTTTTGGTATTACCCGCCCTTGCAGAGTAAAGATTGGTTGGAGAATTTTGACATCAGGTGGTGGGAACTGTGGGAGTTTAAAACCTTGGGAGTGTAGGAGATGATAAATACGTTTTTATATGCATAAGTAGGTCTGACTGTATCTGCGTTTCAAGTGGGGTTCCAAAACATTTCAATGATCACAAAAATTAGATTACAAGTTTGGGCGCGAATGTTCCTGGCGGTAAAGAGATCCTGGAAAACATTAACAGCATAAGCGAGGAAACCATGGCAACAGTATGCTTCTTGAGCACATTCACAGTTGCTGCGTCCCAAATCGCCTACTTATACTTTGCcctttgggacatactacttcTTTATAGCTGCTTCTTTAACAGACGTTCTGTTGCTTAGTTTAAGTTTgcacagttaaagggatactccaccccaaaatgaaaattttgtcattaatcacttacccccatgtcgttccaaacccgtaaaagcttagttcgtcttcggaacacaatttaagatattttggatgaaaaccgggaggcctgtgactgtcccatagactgccaagtaaataacagtgtcaaggtccataaaaggtatgaaagtcatcgtcagaatacttcatctgccatcagatgtgcaatctgggttatatgaagcgacgggaacactttttgtaagcaaagaaaacaaaaataacgactttattcaacaattactttttcaacagtctcctctgtgtctctccatatcaccgtaagctgcgtatgctcttctgtatcatccgcgccacaaggatgcgctgttttctttcaaatcaaagctaaatacacgtagaaacagagcatccttggcatacacagcatacgcagcatatggtgatatggagagacacagagtagacagttacaagcctcccggttttcatccaaaatatcttaaattgtgttccgaagataaacaaagcttttacaggtttggaacgacatgggggtaagtgattgatgccaaaattttcattttggggtggagtatacctttaacaTCATCCACATTTGGTTTAATTTGATTTCCTACCgtattggagagaaatgaagaggcaTGTTGATCTGCTAGCTACGTGTCCATCATGCCGAGAACTCTGCtcatgtgtttgcataatgatgcatttaaaagtcaaTGACCAAACGTATCATTATAAATCTTCACAGTGttgctgcagatgaaatataatgtggataacattacatttataatttttcatcGGGTTAGACATTGATTATGTATAATCATTCGATGAAGCCCGAAAGCGTATTTTTACTAGATTATACATAgcacaaatataacacaaaaactgtttaaaaagctACTGCGTTAATATGTTACCTAAACTTGGATGAACCTCAAAAGAAAGTACTCCTATATAGAAAtaaaagggtaacactttacaataaggatcAATAGTTAACAGTAATTAcctatattagttaacattaattaaacataaacaatacTTCTATAGCATTCATTGATCttacttaatgttaatttcaacatttactaatacattatcaaaatcaaaagttgtgcttgattacattagttaatgcactgtgaattaacatgaacaaacaatgaataactgaattttcattaactaacattaacaaagattaataaacactgtaacaaatgcattgctcattgttagttcatgttagttaatacattaattaatgttaacaaatgacaccttattgtaaagtgttaccaataaaagAATATCACAGAAAAATATcctattgttaaataaattaattcaaataagtGGGTAATTCAAattacaggtaaaacacctgccCTATTTTTACGGATTTTTTTAGAGCAGGgtttctcaactctggccctcgaggtccactttcctgcagtttAGCTCCAGCTCTAATCAAACAGACCTGAACAAGcttatcaaggtcttcaggatcactagagtATGACTAAGGTTAAACCtcggaaaaaggaaaaaaggaaagtggaccttgagggccagtgttgagaacccctgctttagagtgtatttatctttaattgaaaagttgaattgaaaataaaaatctatgatTTAACCTTGTATGGCTTTGACAGTATTCCCATTCATTTGAAATTAGTGCATGTCCTGCCAGACACCAGCACAAAAGtggacacatttaaaattatattttttaatataattattgctaGTATTATTTTCTGAAGAGCTGAAAATGTGATAGTGTAGTTTAAAACTGATATAAATCAATTATTTTCTCACCTTAAACCGCTGATaaatattccaaataaaataattcaaataaaataaatgcatattaaataaaaatacactttaaaattttgtttattaactatatttttatttgatatacataaattaacataacataaaataaatatacattaaataatcattaattcatgAGTTtctatgtaattattatttgtaaaatgtactatTGCACTAATGCATTTTCTCTTGACAACAATAAACCAggtaattaatttctaaaaatgtgtaaaattgtataaaaattttaatattataaaaatatttgtataatattaattaatactgttAGCTATTAATAAACATATGATAACTTAAAGATTTTGCATTGTCAGTATTAATTATCATTTctagaacatttacattatgaatgattattaaactattaaactattattaaacTAATCCATAAACGTttcataaaacatcaaatatatttccatatatttaataaagaaatatctaAATAGCAGTTTGGGGAAGATGGGGtgatggggaagtcgtggcctagtggttagagcgtttgaccctaaggttgtgggttcgagtctcaggccagcaataccacgactgaggtgcccttgagcaaggtgcctattcagcattgtcttctcttccgagtttgttgtgagcgtgttcacgacgctgctgacgtgttttctggtgcacccaataacaaagataacacgtcagcagcgtcgtacgtcaactgtcacagcagtcgctctcacaacagacccggaagagaagacaatggtgaataaagtcgtcatttttgttatttttggaccaaattgtattttcgatgcttcaacaaattctaatggaccctctgatgtcacatggactactttgatgatgtttttattacttttctagACATGGACAGCAGGGGCGGTTCTAGGGTGAGTGGAGATCCGGGGCTTAGCCCAGAAAAATccatgtgactttttattttaataaatcagaaagatttaccttttttaaaatataaaaaaaaacaaatttaaaacattttatttaaagtttatcccTTGTATCCAGACACATATGCTGATGTTGTGTCTCTATCTcactttttttgtctctgtctttcagttttcttttcttttccaatcaAGCCTGACTGGCTACACTCGTCCTGGTAGAACAGGGATAAGAagcaaacattaagcagtgcactGACATACTCTTACTCTACAAAGGACTTTATCTCTGtgtttatgcattacagtaaacagaTTCAAGTTATTCAGTCTAGCAGATAAACCTTACCCTCTACTGAAGTCTGTGCATCATTCCTCTGCTGTGGCTGCCTCATAAAGTTTTGTCCTAACTTTGCTgttgcctgctttcctcttttctcaattgtttttcttcttctcatcatAACAGCTCTCCTTTTGGGCTCTCCTTGCCTCTCTCCACTCCTTTCTCTTCTTCTATCCACACCAATACCCTTTTATACTATTCTCCTCTTAAAGTGTGCCCACTTCTCTACTTTGCGTATTTGCCTTTTTCATTtgctttgaattttctttttgttataatgctttacagtaaaattgtgtttgttaacattagttagtgtccatatggtctgaaaattataaattctttgtaatgaacaattgtattttgataaaaaaaaaaaaaaaaaaaagatttacaaatatgaatgaatgcaataaaaaaaaaatcttagtttaTTGGTAATGAAGTAACTAATGATAACAAATACCACTTTACTGTAAAGTGGTTTTATGTGCCTCCCTCCATCCCGTTTCGGTCTGAACACTTTATTGCATTGATGGTGGTAGTTTAAGAGTGTATCGTCTTGATTTCATTAAGCCACTGCCTTAATGTGTGCGTCGGTCAGTCATTTAATCAATGGATTCGTTCGAAacagatgattcattcagaaaaaaaagtaagcaacTGTTTTAAGAATgggtcagtgaatcatttactcacgcaaatttattcagtaaacaccgctgtgtgttgctgcagagcacaacaacatgctttgtttggaaccatttccTTTGCgatatatgtctttttttattattcttgtttattgaattgttgcccTGACACGAAAAGTCTGCCACAGACCTTGCTAACCAAACATTATaaccgctctgtgtgtgtgtcctataGACTGTGCTGCGCAACCGTTAACTGTTAGATGTTCAGCATGTAACGTTAAATCAGACACAATTTAAAaccgaaaaagaaatataatactatGATTAAAAGTTACAGATACCTGAAGCTGTTGTATCTTGGCGTTCAAGTGCTGGTTGGGGGTGTTTtacttcctttatttttttttttttttttgaagaattttgaaatatccattttaactttcaaataaattgatctaGTAAAATACTACACGCCTGGCTCCAAAAGATCTCATATCATTGGCTGGATCGTACAGACGCTCATAGAtggttggccagtttacatgtcagtcagaagcACTAGACTTAGTGGGCGGTTTTTGTCGGGTGTGAATGACAACGCGTAAATTGACAGACACTGTAGACGTGAGAGTcgagagatatttatttatttatttatttaaattctaatataaattactttattggGCATGAAAATTCATTGATGGCAtggtggtaataaaaacattcggGGCTTTGCTGAAAACATTCGGGGCTCCAGCCCCCTTAGCCCACCCCTAACGCCGCCCCTGATGGACAGTATACcttacatgcatttttaatggagggtcagaaagctctcggactaaatcttaaatatcttaaactgtgttccgaagatgaacggaggtcttacggtttggaacgacatgatggtgagtcattagtgacataattttaatttttcggtgaactaaccctttaagcaaaacctgacttagtacttggtgcagaaacccttgttggcaagcacagaagTAAGaggtttttttgtagttggtcaccaggtttgcacacttcccaggagggattttgatccactcctctttacagattctcTCTTAATCCTTAAGGTTTtttggctgtcgtttggcaactcgaagtttcagttccctccacagattttctataggattgaggtctggagactggctataggccactccatgaccttaatgtgcttcttcttgagccactcctttgttgccttggtggtatgtttcgggtcattgtcatgctggaagacccatccatgacccatcttcagtgttctggctgagggaaggaggttctcgtccaagattttacagtacatggctccatccatttgcccctcagtgcagtgaagtcgtcctgtaccctttgcagaaaaacagccccaaagcataatgtttccatctccgtgcttgactgtagggatggtgttcttggggtcatagtcagcatttctctccctccaaacacggcgagttgagttaatgccaaagagctcaattttcgtctcatctgaccacagcactttctcccaagccttctctgaatcatttagatgttctttggcaaactttaaatgggcctgtacatgtgccttcttgagcagggggaccttgcaggcgctgcaggatttcagtccactgcgacgtagtgtgttaccaatggtttgcttggtgactgtagtcccaactgccttaagatcattaacaagctcctcccgtgtagtttgGGTCTGATCCTTGACCTTTCTCATGaccatccttaccccatgaggcgagatcttgcacggagctccagaccgaggccgATTGaaggttgttttgtatttcttccatttccaaataatcgcaccaacagttgtctccttctcaccaagcttcttgctgatggtttTGTAGCCCTTTCAAGCcgtgtgcagatctacaatcttgtctctgacatcctttgaaagctctttggtcttgcccatggtggtgggagaggttggaatggaagatacagattgtgtggacaggtgtcttacaCAC harbors:
- the rxfp3.3a3 gene encoding relaxin-3 receptor 1; its protein translation is MGDPFNSSSRVFNRTPQAHVTFGNLEDIDVTADRSPVLRIMISVVYVLVCAIGLVGNSLVLFIMRVKHCRQSTTINVFIINLAVTDLQFVLTLPFWAVDTALDFSWPFGDAMCKIILSVTVMNMYASVFFLTAMSITRYCSVASATKNRVRPPASCSVKWVCAFLWVFATVATAPTAFFSTVTNVAGEKLCLLKFPAGHYWLAFYHLQKILVAFVLPMLILSVSYLLLLRFVRKRNLNNIHSKRRIHVTKSITVVVLSFFLCWMPNHAITFWGVLVKLNVIHWDEAYYIVHTYVFPVTVCLAHTNSCLNPFIYCLTRRPLRKKLKNCLSNIAPWLLKRSLQKTGRNA